Sequence from the [Bacteroides] pectinophilus genome:
TTTGCCACGATAAACGGTGGTGACAAGCTTAGCAGCAGGGCGCTCAGAACATTTCACAATGCCGTATTTAAAGAATATTGTGCAGTTATGGGAGAACGCAATGCATTGTTCAAGATGAAGGAACTATGGTATTATATGATACGGAATTTTGATGGTGCAGACAGATATTATAAGTCTATACGCAAAGCTCAGAGAAGATGTGATTATGAGGCAGCTGTCAATGAACTTTTTGCCAACTGCGCAATATAATATATAATGACAGACTGCGTTGGAGCGTGAGACTGAATGCGCATATGTGAACTGCATGACAAAGAGGTTGTCAATGTTAAGGATGGCTGTATACTCGGCTGTGTGGTTGATATTGATTTTGACTGTAAGACAGGGTGTATCTGTGCACTTATAGTGCCGGGGCCGACAAGGTTCTGTGGCCTGTTCGGACGTGATATAGAATATATTATTCCATATAAGTGTGTTATGAATATAGGAGAAGATGCAATTCTTGTTGATGTTGTGCTTGAAAAGGTGTCTTTCAGATGTACATAGTACACAGAATAAAAGGGGAGGTATACACATGAAATGCCCATATTGTGGTAAGGAAGATTCCAGAGTAATGGATTCAAGACCTACGGATGACGGATCTATAAGGAGAAGAAGACAGTGTGATTCATGTGGCAAGAGGTTTACAACATATGAGAAAGTTGAGACTGTTCCGCTTATGGTCATCAAGAAGGACAGTAAGAGGGAGCCTTATGACCGCAAGAAGCTTCTTGCGGGAATTGTAAGAGCATGCTACAAACGTCCAATCTCAATTGACAGGATGAATGAGATGGTTGACGAGATTGAGACAGAGATATTCAACAGTGGCGAAAAAGAGATTCCAACAACCAGAATAGGAGAGGTTGTAATGGACAAGCTCAAAGACCTTGATGCGGTTGCTTATGTCCGCTTTGCATCAGTATACAGGGAATTCAAGGATGTAAATACATTCATGGATGAACTGAAGAAGTTTTTAGTGTGAAGCAGGATGAAGATTATTAATAATAGGAATGCAGATTGATATGGCTTTTTTAGAGAGATTTTATCCCGGAGATTATGTGGATTCAACTTATGATATAGATTATGAGGTGTTGTACTCGCAAGGGTTCCGCGGAATAATTTTCGATATTGACAATACACTTGTAGAGCATGGCATGCCTGCAACCGGGCGTGCTGTTGAACTGTTTGAGAGACTTCGAAGGACAGGCTTTGATACATGTGTAATATCTAACAACAAAGAACCGAGGGTGGCTCCATTTGCCAATGAAGTAGGAACAAAATATATATACGATGCCAAAAAGCCTTCAACAAAGAATTACATAAAAGCTATGCAGCTTATGGGAACGGACAGGTCTGATACAATATTTGTCGGAGACCAGCTGTTTACGGATGTCTGGGGTGCCAACAGGGCAGGAATCCGGACATATCTTGTTAAGCCGATAGACAGACATGAAGAGATACAGATTATTCTCAAGAGATATCTTGAGAAGATAGTGCTGTGGTTTTATGCGAGAAGTAAAAAGGACAGGAGAAGCTAGACAGACATGAAAGATGTAAAGGGAACAACCAGGGTATGCGGGATAATAGGTAACCCGGTTGGACATTCAGTATCACCGGTACTTCAGAATACACTTGCTGATATTACCGGTACGGAACTTGTATATGTTCCGTTTAAAGTCGAAGATAACATAAAGGCTGCAATAGAAGGTGCATATGCATTGAATGTGTTTGGACTTAATGTTACAGTTCCACACAAAAGCGCAGTTATAGAATGTCTTGCGGATATAGATCCGATTGCAGCAAGCATTGGTGCAGTTAATACACTTGTGAGAACTGACAGAGGTTACAAAGGATATAATACAGATATACTCGGACTAAAAAGAGAACTTGAGGAAGCAGGTATTGCTCTTGGCGGACGCAGGGTAATAATTCTTGGTGCCGGCGGTGCAGCAAGGGCGATAGCTTTTTTATGTGCAAAGGAGAACGCTTCCGCAATATACATACTCAACCGCACTGTAAGTAAAGCAGAGAATATTGCCGCTTCCGTTAATGAATATTTTGAGGCTGATATTGCAAAAGCCATGGATATAGCAGATTATGCAGGACTTGAAGGTGGGGGATATGTCTGTATACAGACGACAAGTGTCGGACTGTATCCTGACACAGACAAAGCACCTGTTGAAGATGAAGCATTTTACAAGAAGATAGATGCTGCCGTAGATATTATATATAATCCTGCAGTGACAAAGTTCATGAAACTTGTGAAAGCTTCGGGAAAAGCCTCTGACGGCACTGATAAAAAGGCATATAACGGGCTTAAAATGCTGCTTTACCAGGGAGTCAGCGCATATGAACTCTGGAATAATGTACAGATAAGCACACAGCAGTCTGAGGAAGTCTATAAAGCTATGTGCAGGGAGATGGGAATAGATGAATAATAAGGGTAATATAGTTCTTATCGGATTCATGGGTGCAGGTAAGACTACGGTCGGAAGATGGATATCCCAGAATGTCAATATGAAGTATATTGATACGGACGACTATATTGAAGCCGGACAGAATATGACAATAAAAGACATATTTGCAAATTACGGAGAAGAGTTTTTCAGAGACCTTGAGACCAAAGCATTAGAGGAGCTTTGTGAGGGCTGCAGCCAGACTGTTATATCAGTCGGCGGCGGAATGCCTGTGCGTGATATTAACAGAAAACTTATGAAAAAGCTGGGAACTGTTGTATATCTAAAAGCTGCTGAGGAAGAACTTGCAAGAAGACTTGATGGAGATGACAAACGCCCGATGCTGGCAGGGCAGGATCTGCGCAAAAGGATCCACGAACTTATTATGCAGCGGGAGGACGCTTATCTTGATGCTTCAGACGTTGTTATTAACACGATGGGCATGAGCATGAATGGCATATATAATGCAATAGAAGATTACATTAATGACGGAGGCAGATAATGAAGATACTGGTTATAAACGGACCTAATATTAATTTCCTTGGCATAAGAGAAAAAGGAATATATGGGACTAAGGATTATAATGCACTTGTAGATATGATTAATGATAAGGCGAAGGAACTCGGAGTTGATGTTGAAGTATTCCAGAGCAACGGTGAGGGCCCTGTGATTGACAGAATACAGCAGGCATATCTTGATAAAGTTGATGGAATCATAATTAATCCGGGTGCTTATACGCATTACAGCTATGCAATACGTGATGCTCTTGCATCAGTAGAGGATATACCTAAGATTGAGGTACATATTTCCAATGTGCATAAAAGAGAAGAATTCCGGCATGTATCTGTTACTGCACCATCATGTACAGGACAGGTTGTAGGACTTGGACTTAACGGATATCTGCTCGCAATGGAGGCGATTGTAAATGGACTTTAAATTTTCAGATAAGGCGCTGAGTTTCAGACCGAATATATTTAACATACTTAATGATAAAAAGAACGAGCTGCTTGATGCAGGACGCAAGGTATATAATTTCTCAGTCGGAACGCCTGATTTTAAGCCTGATGAACATGTTATGAAGGCTGTGAGTGAGGCAGCCCTTAATGCGGATAATTACAAATATTCACTTGTTGATACAGATGAGATGCTTGATGCTGTTGTTGGCTGGTATGGCCGCAGATATGGTGTAGAGCTTAAGCATGATGAGATAATGAGCGTTGCCGGTACCCAGGAAGGTATGGGCCATATTGCTCTTACTATGTGTAATGAGGGAGATATAGTCCTTGTCCCGAATCCGGGATACCCTATATTCGAGGTGGGACCATATCTTAACGGCGCGAAGATAGTTCATTATGATCTTCATAAAGATAACGGATATCTGCCTGACCTGAATGCAATTGATGGCAGGATAGCAGATAAAGCAAAGATGATGGTAGTATCATACCCGCTTAATCCTGTCTGCAAATGTGCACCCAAAAGCTTTTATGAGGAGCTTGTAACATTTGCCAAGGCTCACGACCTGCTTATTGTTAATGATAATGCATATTCTGAGATTGTATATGATGGACGTGAAGGATTTTCTTTTCTGTCTATTCCGGGAGCGAAGGATGTCGGAGTTGAATTCAATTCTCTTTCAAAGACATATAATCTTACAGGACTTAGAATATCATATCTTATAGGCAATTCTGAGATAATTAAAAAATACCGCACGATACGTTCACAGTATGATTATGGAATGAGCTATCTTGCACAGAAAGCGGCTGTTGAAGCTCTTAACGGGCCGCAGGACAGCGTGTATGAGAACCGCAGAAGATATCAGGAGAGAAGAGATGCACTGTGCGGCGGTCTGCGCTCTATAGGCTGGAATGTACCTGATTCGGAGGGAACAATGTTTGTATGGGCTCCTCTTCCGGCAGGTTATACAGACTCAGAGAAGTTCTGCATGGACTTTCTTGAGAATACAGGTATAATATGCACACCGGGCAGTTCGTTTGGAAGCCTTGGAGAAGGACATGTGAGATTCGCACTTGTACATCCGGTTGATGTTATTAACGAAGCCGTTGGTGTTGCCGGACAGTGGTTGACAACGAAGCAGTGATGTGTTAATGTAATTAAGCATTGCAATGTATAATTAATTTAATATTGAAGATGAAGTTTACTCCACCTTCAGGGCAAAGTGAGAATCTGTTAATATTACGGAATGAACGGCAGATTCAATTCTTGACCGGCGGTATAGTCCGCGAACCTCGTATAAGAGGCCGATTGGGTTTGACTCCCAAACCGACAGTATAGTCTGGATGAAAGAAGTGTAGGCTCAGGCTGCATTTTGCAGATATGCCCTGTAACAGGTGTAATATATGTCGGCTAAGACATATTACCGGTTACAGGGCTTTTTTGTAAAGTTGTGCCGGATGCCTGCATGCCGCACAGCGCGGCGGAAAGGAGAGTCTGATATGACAGATTATGGTAAGCTGCTTGAAGCAGTAAAGAGTAATGTCACATTTATACTTGTGTCAATACTTATAGTAGTATGTGTTTATTTTATCGCAAAGGGACTGGAGAAATTAATTGAAGCAAAGTGCGGAATGCATTTTAATTCAGAAAAGACCAAGGTTAACAGACTTGTAGTAATTGCCATGTTTTCGGCAATCTCTGCGATACTTATGTTTTTTGAATTCCCACTGTGGTTTGCTCCGGCATTTTATGAGCTTGATTTCAGTGAAGTGCCTGCGCTTGTAGGCGCATTTATGTTCGGCCCTACAGCAGGGGTTGCCATAGAAGGACTTAAGGTTCTTATAAAGATTGCACTTAAGGGTACAACAACAATGTTCGTGGGAGATCTTGCCAACTTTATTGTAGGATGTGCGATGGTTGTACCGGCATCAGCTTTTTACTTTACAAAAAAAACAAGGAAATCAGCACTTATCGGACTCATAACAGGCGGACTTTGTATGGTTATTGCCGGAAGTCTCATGAATGGATTCTATCTTCTTCCAAAATTTGCCGAGCTTTATGGAATGCCTATAGAAGCGCTTGTTGCGATGGGAACAAAAGTTAATGCATCAATCAACAGTGTATTTACGCTTGTTGCGCTGGCAGTTGTTCCGTTCAATATACTTAAGTCGATTGTTGTAGGCGCAATAACGCTTATTCTTTACAAATATATCAGCAACCTTATAAAAGGCCAGCATGCCGTGAATAAATAGTCATAATATGGTCATAATACCTCTATGAATAAAAATGGAGGACATGACAATGAAAAAGATGATAATTATTACATTGGCTGCTGTTGTGGCGGCTGCATCACTTGTTGCATGCGGGAATACCAATGCAACGGGTAATAACGGCACTACCCGGGGCAATAATGGGAGTACCTCAGGCAATAACAATCCGATTGAAGAGATTGTTACCGGCGCATTTGACGGAGTCGGTGAAGCAGCTAGCGGCATCGGCAACGGCATCAGTAAGGCAGCTGGTGGTATTAATGACATGTTTGATGACAATCATACGAATGATAGCACAGCAACACGATAATACTTTTTGATAAAGACTGTCAGAATAATTCAACTGTCAGAACCGATTAACTTTAAAAAGAATGAGGACTGCCATATGTATGCGGCGGTCCTTTTTATTTGTGCAGATTGCCGCGATATATTTGTAATGTCATTGATTTGACGCATTAATTGGAGTGTGATAACATCATATTTATATCAATTATGAATTGGAGATTATATACATGAAAGACGGATATGTAAGAGTAGAAGTTGTAACGCCGGATATAAAAGTTGCTGACTGCATTTTCAATACCGAACAGATATGCAGCCGGATAGACAAGGCATATGATGCGCAGGTTTCGGTAATCGTTTTTCCGGAGATGTGCATAACGGGATATACATGCAATGACCTGTTTCTGCAGGATACACTGCTCAGTGATGCGCAGAAGTCGCTTGCTACGATAACAGAATATACCAAAGGTAAAAACATGTTAACTGTTGTCGGGCTCCCGTTTGAATATTGTAATAAGCTATACAATGTCGCGGCAGTTATTAAGGATGGTGTAATTCTCGGACTTGTACCCAAAAAATATATTCCTAATTATAACGAATTCTATGAAAGACGTCAGTTTACAGAGGGCTTTGACAAGGCTGTAAAGGTATGTGTTGCGGGACAGCAGACATATATGGGAAGCAGGATTCTTTTCAGATGCTCTGATTTTGAAAAGCTCGTTGTCGGTGTCGAGATATGCGAAGATTTATGGACACCGCTGCCTCCAAGTGTAAGTCATGCCATGAATGGGGCAACTCTGATAGTTAATCCGTCTGCAAGTAACGAGACTGTTGGCAAAGAAGATTACAGAAGGAGTCTTGTAACCGGTCAGTCGGCGAGACTTGTGTGCGCATATGCCTATGCCTCGTCAGGAGATGGTGAGTCAACTCAGGATATTGTATTTGGCGGACATGATATAATTGCGGAGAATGGAACACTTCTTGCAGAAACATCGCTTTTTGCTAATAACAGTGTAATAAATGATATCGATTTTGACAGACTTAATTCTGAACGCCGCAGGATGAGTACATTTACATCGGCAACCGATAATGACGAGTACACCGTTGTGGACTTCAGTCTTGCAGGAACAGAGTATACAAGCCTTGTGAGATTTATAGATCCGCATCCGTTCGTGCCTGAGAATGAGGCAACACGCAATAAAAGATGCGAGGCAATTCTTTCAATTCAGGCAATGGGGCTTAAGAAGCGTCTTGCACATATCGGCTGTAAGAATGTAGTTATAGGAATATCCGGAGGACTTGACTCGACACTTGCTCTGCTTGTTGCTGTCAGGGCATATGGATTGCTGGGACTTGATATGTCAGGAATACATGCAGTGACAATGCCGGGCTTTGGAACTACCGACAGGACATATGATAATGCCGTTAAGATGATAAAGAGTCTTGGCTGTACCTTCCACGAAATCAGCATACGTGAATCTGTGACAAGGCATTTTGAAGACATAGGACATGATATTAATGTCCATGATGTTACTTATGAGAATGGACAGGCAAGAGAGAGAACACAGATTCTTATGGATATTGCCAATAAAGTTAACGGTATTGTAATCGGAACAGGTGATATGTCAGAGCTTGCACTTGGATGGGCAACATATAATGGTGACCATATGTCAATGTATGGAGTTAATGCCTCAGTGCCTAAGACGCTTGTAAGACATCTTGTCAGATATTATGCAGAGGTGCTGGCTGACAGTACGCTTGCAAAAGTGCTTTATGATGTACTTGATACTCCTGTAAGCCCGGAGCTTCTGCCACCTGATGAGAACGGACAGATAGAGCAGAAGACAGAGGATCTCGTAGGTCCATATGAACTTCATGATTTCTTTATGTATTATATATTGAGATTCGGCATACATCCTGCCAAGCTGTATCGTATAGCATGTGCAGCATTCAGGCCGGATTACAGCGAGGAGACAATACTGAAATGGCTTAAAACATTTTACAGAAGATTCTTTGCACAGCATTTTAAGAGGTCATGCCTTCCTGACGGACCAAAGGTCGGAACAGTCGCAGTTTCTCCGCGCGGTGATTTGAGAATGCCTAGTGATGCCTGCGCAAGAATATGGCTTAAAGAGCTTGATGAGCTTGGGTAGATTATCAATGCATGCTTAATGCTGCCGGAATATAATATAAAGCCCTGCACTCGATAGATTCACCAAAATCTTACTCTTTGGGAACCTATGGAACACAGGGCTTTTGTAATGTATGTTTGTGATGAACTATTACAGCATTGTCAGTATATATCAGTCCCGGCTTGAAGACTCTTTTGCAAGTGCCCATCTGTCAAGATGTCCATACCTGTCTCGTGGAAGCGGTGCATTGACAATTATATAATGATTGATATGGCGCGAGACACACTTGGTCTTATTGTAAGAATCGACCATACGTTGAGCCTGCTCATCACCGAACTTCTCATCGGTTGTTGATATCCAGATTGTACATGAACCGTGAAGAATTCCGATTGCAGATTCATCAATTGAATCATTGGCATTGAAAAATTCTTCAACCTCAAGGCAGTTAATCTTTTCACCGTTAGGAAGTGCAAGAATATTCTTCTTACTTCCGGTTATGATAAGATGACCTTCATCGTCAAGATAGCCGAGGTCTCCTGAATGGAGGAACCCATTGGAGATGACTTCTTTGGTCTGCGCCTCGTCATTATCGTAGCACTGCATTATTCCTGCACTCTTGATGAAAATCTCATCATCGTCCGCAATAGATATTGTAATCCCGTCATATGGTACAAGCTTATGGCCTGTTGCTTTGGATGATACGGCAATTCCGCCTGAAGCGGCTGTGAGACCGTATACTGAATATACGTTATATCCATCGTCTTCAAGTTCACTGATTATCCTGTCGGAACATTTGCTCTCACCTACAATTATAGTCTTAAGTTCCGCGTTCATGGAGTTGAAGCGTATATATCCTTCAAGGAGAGCAGGAAATACCGGGAGAATTGAAGGATTATAATAAATTGTGTCAAAGCTGATGTGCTTAATTCCACGGCTTATGCATACACATGCACCGCATGAGAGCGGCCAGAGTATACTGTATATAAGACCGAATACATGGTTCGGAGGAAGTACTGAGAGCACTCTGTCAGAACTTGAGCAGGCAATCTTCGATGATACAAGTGAAGTGCTGAAATTAAGATTAGCTGATGTAAGAACAACTGCTTTGGCTAATTCACTTGTTCCTGATGTGAAGAACAGGATATTACCTTCACTTACAGAGGCATCAAAATCAGATTCGTCACAATTCTCTTCATCATGTGATACATTCTCAATTGTTAAGCCGTCAGAATCTGCAAGTATATACTGCATAGTGTATGAAAGTATATAGTCCGGTCTGACTTTGTCAAGAAGAATGTGTCTCTCGGCACTTGCCAGAAACGAATCAAGAAGCACAACATCTTTGCCTGCCATTATCGCTCCGAAAAAATTGACAATCCAGCGGTACGATGCGGGACCTATGAGAGCTATCCGCTTCCTGTCAAATTGTCTGAAATAGATTGCTTTTTTGCAGCAGTCCCTGAAAAGTCCGGCATAAGTAATAGCATATGTATCATACAGGATGGCGGTGCTGTCCGGGTATGATTCAGCACTTTTCTTAAGCAGACTGTAAAATGTATTCTCTGACATGATATTGAATCTCCAAACATTATTGCTTAATTATATTGCATATAATAGCAGAAAAAGTTGCAAAATACAAATATATTTGTGCTTGTATTTTTTGTATATTTATATTAGAATACATAGTGAGTTTAAGAGAAGGAACGTGATAGATATGTTAGATAACAATACCAGATTTTTTAAGACACAGCCTGACAAGACTATTTCTGTTGAGGAGATTCTTGAGCAGGTATATCTTGCACTTAAGGAGAAGGGATATAATCCGGTTAATCAGATCGTCGGATATATTATGTCAGGTGACCCGACATACATAACAAGTCATAACAACGCAAGAAGCCTTATTATGAAGGTTGAGAGAGATGAACTTGTGGAAGAAGTTATCCGTTATTTTATAGAAGGTAAGGGATTATAATTACACATGCGTATTCTTGGACTTGATTATGGAACTAAGACAGTCGGTGTGGCGGTTACGGATCCTTTGGGAATGACAGTACAGCCGCTTGAGACGATTACCAGAGATTCGGACAGTAAGATACGTCCTACACTTCGAAGAATAGAAGAGATTATTAAAGAACTGGATGTAGAGCAGATTGTTCTTGGACTACCGCTTAACATGGATGGCACGGAAGGAGAACGTGCAGCGTGTTCGAGGGAGTTTGGCGATATGCTTGAGAGAAGGACAGGACTTCAGGTTGTTATGACTGACGAGAGACTTACAACTGTAGAAGCAGAAGAGATACTGGAAACATGCAAAGTTGCGAGAAAAGATTATAAGAAGTATGTTGACAGTGTTGCAGCTGTTCTTATTTTGGAAGATTATGTGAGGAATTGTTGTTAATGGAGAAGATTACGTGCTTGACCGACAATAATGAGCCGGTTGTTTTTTTTGTATTGGAACAAACCAGAATTAATGGTAAGAATTATCTGTTGGTTACAGATGTTGAAGATGAGAATGTGGATGCAGATGCATACATACTTAAGGATGAATCACAGGATTCTGATTCTGAGGCATCTTATGTCATCGTAGACGATGATGATGAACTCGAATATGTTTCTCAGATATTTGCAGAGCTTCTGGATGATGTGGATATAGAGAAGTAGATTTAATAATATTATATTGCTGCCGCTGCGTATGTAATGTCATAGGCAGGTTTTTTCTTTATGCGTTATATGGCAGGCAGTACAGAAAGGAAACGGTATTTATTTTGAAAAAAGAAAAAGATGGAACTGTTAAAGTAATCCCATTGGGAGGTCTTGAGCAGATTGGAATGAACATGACTGCCTTTGAATCCGAAGACAGTATTATTGTCGTGGATTGCGGACTTGCATTTCCTGATGATGACATGCTTGGTATTGATCTTGTAATACCTGATGTATCGTATCTTAAGGAGAATATCAGCAAGGTAAAGGGATTTGTTATCACACACGGACATGAGGACCATATTGGTGCACTCCCATACGTACTCAAGGATGTTAATGTGCCTGTATATGCTACTAAGCTTACAACTGCAATTATTGAATCAAAGTTAAAAGAGCACAATATGCTCCATGAGACGAAGCGCAAGGTTGTTAAGTACGGACAGTCTATTAACCTTGGATGCTTCAGAATCGAATTCATCAGGACTAATCACAGTATTGCTGATGCCTCGGCACTTGCAATATATACACCTGCCGGAGTAATAGTACACACAGGTGACTTCAAAGTCGATTATACACCTGTATTCGGAGATCCTATAGATCTTCAGAGATTTGGTGAGATAGGCAAGAAGGGTGTCCTTGCACTTATGTGCGACAGCACGAATGTCTTAAGACCCGGATTCACTATGTCAGAGAGAACGGTCGGCAAGACATTTGATAATATTTTTAATGACAATAAGCAGAGCAGACTTATTATTGCTACATTTGCATCTAATGTTGACCGAGTACAGCAGATAATTAACTGTGCCATCAAGTACGGACGCAAGGTGTGTGTTGAGGGACGAAGCATGGTTAACATTATTAATGTTGCAAGTGAGCTCGGATACCTTGATATACCGGACGGAACACTTATTGAGACTGAGCAGATGAAGAATTACGCTAATGAGCAGATTGTTCTTATAACAACCGGAAGCCAGGGTGAGTCTATGGCAGCTCTTTCAAGAATGGCAGCGAACCTTCACCGTAAGGTAACGATTGAGCCGGGAGATACTGTTATATTCAGTTCTACACCTATTCCGGGCAATGAGAAGTCTGTTGCAAGAGTAATCAATGAGCTCGGAATGAAGGGAGCCAAGGTTATCTTCCAGGATACACATGTATCAGGACATGCATGTGAGGAAGAGATTAAGCTGATATATTCACTTGTAAAGCCTAAGTATGCAGTTCCAGTACATGGCGAGTACAGACATCTTATGGCTCAGAAGGAGCTTGCTGAAGGCTTGGGAATTGACAAGGATGATATATTTGTACTTCACTCAGGTGATGTGCTTGAGATGAGTCAGGAGAAGGCAGAGGTAGTTGATAAGGTACAGACCGGAGCTGTACTTGTTGACGGACTTGGTGTCGGAGATGTAGGTAATATTGTCTTAAGAGACAGACAGAATCTTGCTGAGAACGGAATTATCGTTGTCGTACTTACGCTTGAGAAGTACAGCAACCAGCTCCTTGCAGGTCCTGATATTGTTTCAAGA
This genomic interval carries:
- the aroQ gene encoding type II 3-dehydroquinate dehydratase is translated as MKILVINGPNINFLGIREKGIYGTKDYNALVDMINDKAKELGVDVEVFQSNGEGPVIDRIQQAYLDKVDGIIINPGAYTHYSYAIRDALASVEDIPKIEVHISNVHKREEFRHVSVTAPSCTGQVVGLGLNGYLLAMEAIVNGL
- the aroE gene encoding shikimate dehydrogenase, which encodes MKDVKGTTRVCGIIGNPVGHSVSPVLQNTLADITGTELVYVPFKVEDNIKAAIEGAYALNVFGLNVTVPHKSAVIECLADIDPIAASIGAVNTLVRTDRGYKGYNTDILGLKRELEEAGIALGGRRVIILGAGGAARAIAFLCAKENASAIYILNRTVSKAENIAASVNEYFEADIAKAMDIADYAGLEGGGYVCIQTTSVGLYPDTDKAPVEDEAFYKKIDAAVDIIYNPAVTKFMKLVKASGKASDGTDKKAYNGLKMLLYQGVSAYELWNNVQISTQQSEEVYKAMCREMGIDE
- a CDS encoding ECF transporter S component: MTDYGKLLEAVKSNVTFILVSILIVVCVYFIAKGLEKLIEAKCGMHFNSEKTKVNRLVVIAMFSAISAILMFFEFPLWFAPAFYELDFSEVPALVGAFMFGPTAGVAIEGLKVLIKIALKGTTTMFVGDLANFIVGCAMVVPASAFYFTKKTRKSALIGLITGGLCMVIAGSLMNGFYLLPKFAELYGMPIEALVAMGTKVNASINSVFTLVALAVVPFNILKSIVVGAITLILYKYISNLIKGQHAVNK
- a CDS encoding acyl--CoA ligase, whose product is MSENTFYSLLKKSAESYPDSTAILYDTYAITYAGLFRDCCKKAIYFRQFDRKRIALIGPASYRWIVNFFGAIMAGKDVVLLDSFLASAERHILLDKVRPDYILSYTMQYILADSDGLTIENVSHDEENCDESDFDASVSEGNILFFTSGTSELAKAVVLTSANLNFSTSLVSSKIACSSSDRVLSVLPPNHVFGLIYSILWPLSCGACVCISRGIKHISFDTIYYNPSILPVFPALLEGYIRFNSMNAELKTIIVGESKCSDRIISELEDDGYNVYSVYGLTAASGGIAVSSKATGHKLVPYDGITISIADDDEIFIKSAGIMQCYDNDEAQTKEVISNGFLHSGDLGYLDDEGHLIITGSKKNILALPNGEKINCLEVEEFFNANDSIDESAIGILHGSCTIWISTTDEKFGDEQAQRMVDSYNKTKCVSRHINHYIIVNAPLPRDRYGHLDRWALAKESSSRD
- a CDS encoding YqeG family HAD IIIA-type phosphatase produces the protein MAFLERFYPGDYVDSTYDIDYEVLYSQGFRGIIFDIDNTLVEHGMPATGRAVELFERLRRTGFDTCVISNNKEPRVAPFANEVGTKYIYDAKKPSTKNYIKAMQLMGTDRSDTIFVGDQLFTDVWGANRAGIRTYLVKPIDRHEEIQIILKRYLEKIVLWFYARSKKDRRS
- the nrdR gene encoding transcriptional regulator NrdR; this translates as MKCPYCGKEDSRVMDSRPTDDGSIRRRRQCDSCGKRFTTYEKVETVPLMVIKKDSKREPYDRKKLLAGIVRACYKRPISIDRMNEMVDEIETEIFNSGEKEIPTTRIGEVVMDKLKDLDAVAYVRFASVYREFKDVNTFMDELKKFLV
- a CDS encoding aminotransferase class I/II-fold pyridoxal phosphate-dependent enzyme → MDFKFSDKALSFRPNIFNILNDKKNELLDAGRKVYNFSVGTPDFKPDEHVMKAVSEAALNADNYKYSLVDTDEMLDAVVGWYGRRYGVELKHDEIMSVAGTQEGMGHIALTMCNEGDIVLVPNPGYPIFEVGPYLNGAKIVHYDLHKDNGYLPDLNAIDGRIADKAKMMVVSYPLNPVCKCAPKSFYEELVTFAKAHDLLIVNDNAYSEIVYDGREGFSFLSIPGAKDVGVEFNSLSKTYNLTGLRISYLIGNSEIIKKYRTIRSQYDYGMSYLAQKAAVEALNGPQDSVYENRRRYQERRDALCGGLRSIGWNVPDSEGTMFVWAPLPAGYTDSEKFCMDFLENTGIICTPGSSFGSLGEGHVRFALVHPVDVINEAVGVAGQWLTTKQ
- a CDS encoding NAD(+) synthase; its protein translation is MKDGYVRVEVVTPDIKVADCIFNTEQICSRIDKAYDAQVSVIVFPEMCITGYTCNDLFLQDTLLSDAQKSLATITEYTKGKNMLTVVGLPFEYCNKLYNVAAVIKDGVILGLVPKKYIPNYNEFYERRQFTEGFDKAVKVCVAGQQTYMGSRILFRCSDFEKLVVGVEICEDLWTPLPPSVSHAMNGATLIVNPSASNETVGKEDYRRSLVTGQSARLVCAYAYASSGDGESTQDIVFGGHDIIAENGTLLAETSLFANNSVINDIDFDRLNSERRRMSTFTSATDNDEYTVVDFSLAGTEYTSLVRFIDPHPFVPENEATRNKRCEAILSIQAMGLKKRLAHIGCKNVVIGISGGLDSTLALLVAVRAYGLLGLDMSGIHAVTMPGFGTTDRTYDNAVKMIKSLGCTFHEISIRESVTRHFEDIGHDINVHDVTYENGQARERTQILMDIANKVNGIVIGTGDMSELALGWATYNGDHMSMYGVNASVPKTLVRHLVRYYAEVLADSTLAKVLYDVLDTPVSPELLPPDENGQIEQKTEDLVGPYELHDFFMYYILRFGIHPAKLYRIACAAFRPDYSEETILKWLKTFYRRFFAQHFKRSCLPDGPKVGTVAVSPRGDLRMPSDACARIWLKELDELG
- a CDS encoding YlmC/YmxH family sporulation protein produces the protein MRICELHDKEVVNVKDGCILGCVVDIDFDCKTGCICALIVPGPTRFCGLFGRDIEYIIPYKCVMNIGEDAILVDVVLEKVSFRCT
- a CDS encoding IreB family regulatory phosphoprotein, yielding MLDNNTRFFKTQPDKTISVEEILEQVYLALKEKGYNPVNQIVGYIMSGDPTYITSHNNARSLIMKVERDELVEEVIRYFIEGKGL
- a CDS encoding shikimate kinase yields the protein MNNKGNIVLIGFMGAGKTTVGRWISQNVNMKYIDTDDYIEAGQNMTIKDIFANYGEEFFRDLETKALEELCEGCSQTVISVGGGMPVRDINRKLMKKLGTVVYLKAAEEELARRLDGDDKRPMLAGQDLRKRIHELIMQREDAYLDASDVVINTMGMSMNGIYNAIEDYINDGGR